GACAGCTGGaggtaaaaattatataatttaaaatataaacattgaaCTTATTGTTATAGCTTAAAATGATGTTGAATTGAGAGACTTTGAAAATATACCTTTTAGGAAGGATTACTCCTTTCCACCcatgatttattttaatgttaactTACTGTACAAGAGtgttgtgtgtcaatttgacttcactctggaaaacagtgcAAAACACAAGACTATGAAAAAGGTTGATTTCTTTAACTTATATTGATTTGCTACTATAGTGATGACCCATTTTCTGGGGTTAAGGTTATATGCTTGATATTTAGTGAATTGAAAGTATATTCTGGCTTACACTTTGATAATATTCTATGCAAAGGGTCTGACAACCATTTAttcataatttccttttcttcccccaagAAGGAGTTGGTATCAATGATTATCCCACAGGAATATGATTCGTCACATAAATAAGAGACCACATAAGCTATTTAAGATGGTCTTAGATTAAACATTGGGTCTCATAATAGTCATCATTCTTACTTTGTCTGAGCCAATGTGGAAGCTTCCTGGGATGCAAAGTTTTCTAAGAAGCCTCCTGACAGCTCCTTTAACTTCATGGTTCCTGAGGCTATAGATTAATGGATTTAGCATAGGGGTGATCAGTGTGTAGAAAATGGCAATCTGTCGATCCTGGTCTAACTTATAGGTAGATGATGGTTTGAGGTACATGCGAATCACAGAACCATACAGGAGCAGCACAACCAGAATGTGGGAGCCACAGGTAGACAGAGCTTTCCTCAGGGCAGTAATTGAATGCATGTGGGCAATAGCAAAACCTATGCGAACATAGGAGCCCAAAATAAAGAAGAAGGGGCTGACCACCACAACTACACCCTCAGTGAAAATTAACATTTCATTGAGCACTGGTCTAGTACAGGAGAGTTTCAGCAGAGGAGTGatgtcacagaagaagtgggTGACCTGGTTTCCACAGAAGGTTAAACGAGTGACCAACACACTGTACAGGAGACTGTTAAGGCTGACCACCACCCATGAGGTCAATGTTATTCTCAGACAGAATCTATGGCTGATAATGGCAGAGTATCTTAAAGGGTCACAGATGGCAACATAACGGTCATATGCCATGGCAGCCAGTAAGTGGCCTTCCATGCTGCCTACagccatgaagaaaaataattgtgtCATGCAACGGTTATAGGAAATGCTTCGATCAACA
The DNA window shown above is from Rattus rattus isolate New Zealand chromosome 5, Rrattus_CSIRO_v1, whole genome shotgun sequence and carries:
- the LOC116900139 gene encoding olfactory receptor 1361-like — translated: MATKNKTEVTEFVLLGLSSRPDMQPVIFGVILTMYLMSVLGNTLLVLVACTDPKLQTPMYFLLSQLSLIDISLTTITIPQMLVHTFSVDRSISYNRCMTQLFFFMAVGSMEGHLLAAMAYDRYVAICDPLRYSAIISHRFCLRITLTSWVVVSLNSLLYSVLVTRLTFCGNQVTHFFCDITPLLKLSCTRPVLNEMLIFTEGVVVVVSPFFFILGSYVRIGFAIAHMHSITALRKALSTCGSHILVVLLLYGSVIRMYLKPSSTYKLDQDRQIAIFYTLITPMLNPLIYSLRNHEVKGAVRRLLRKLCIPGSFHIGSDKVRMMTIMRPNV